In the Flavobacterium sp. J372 genome, one interval contains:
- a CDS encoding 3-hydroxyanthranilate 3,4-dioxygenase, translating into MAITPPFNLNKWIDENRHLLKPPVGNRNIYKDADDYIVMVVAGPNARKDYHYNETEELFYQLEGSIKVIVQDEGERKEMELHAGDMYLHPGKIPHSPVRGEGSIGLVVERKRAGKGFTDGLLWFCDNCNHKLYEVFFELNDIEQDFLPHYQHFYNSEKLRTCDECGTVMETDPRYVG; encoded by the coding sequence ATGGCAATTACACCGCCCTTCAACCTTAATAAATGGATTGACGAAAACCGCCACCTGCTGAAGCCGCCCGTTGGCAACCGTAATATATATAAAGATGCCGATGATTATATAGTGATGGTTGTAGCCGGCCCCAATGCACGCAAAGACTACCATTATAATGAAACTGAAGAGCTTTTTTACCAGCTTGAAGGGAGCATTAAAGTCATAGTGCAGGATGAAGGCGAGCGTAAAGAAATGGAGCTTCATGCCGGTGATATGTACCTGCATCCTGGCAAAATACCGCATTCGCCTGTAAGGGGTGAAGGCTCAATAGGACTGGTGGTTGAGCGAAAGCGTGCCGGTAAAGGCTTTACCGACGGCCTGCTTTGGTTTTGCGACAACTGTAACCATAAGCTGTACGAGGTGTTTTTTGAGCTGAATGATATTGAGCAGGATTTCCTTCCGCACTACCAGCATTTTTATAATTCAGAAAAGCTGCGCACCTGTGATGAATGTGGTACCGTTATGGAGACCGACCCGAGATATGTGGGATAA